A segment of the Camelus ferus isolate YT-003-E chromosome 27, BCGSAC_Cfer_1.0, whole genome shotgun sequence genome:
GTCCAATTGTAGTGGTGCTCAGGTAacaactaatttttcttttcaagtcatGGAATGCATGGCATTACTTAGGAGAAATTGAGATATTGAATAACTGATATATCATTTCTTTAGAAACTACTCTTTCCCAAAAGAGGGCCTGGAAGGAAATTAGTTACTATTTCTCAGTTGTGAGAAATTCTCAATCTTGTTAGGTGCTTTTCATTCAGACCCCAAAGGGCACATGGCCTTTCTATGAAATGTTTGCTGTATGAGCTTTGTTTTTGGCACATCTCTTTAAGTGTTTCAGTGACTTTATTTTCCTGTAATTCTTCTGTCTTCTACATTCTTTACTTTGATTTATCAGGGCTGATATTTAGTTGTTAATTTACTAGCTTATGTATCATCTCCACAAACTAAGAGTTTTTCTCCAGCGTGTTCTCAGTGTCAGTACAGAAGCATCACTAATTATTTCCATGTTTCCTGCTGACCTTTAAATATCACTTCAAGTAGACGTCAggaattttgaatatattaatgCTGTCTCTTAAAGTGACAAATGGTACTGACTTTTTCTCtactgtcttccttctctgtaCTTATATTCATACTCTTAGTCATGAAAAAACCTACTTTAGCAGCTCATTTTTGGAGAATTACCACTTGGTTATTTAATTGAATCATTATAGATCTATCTTATTTGGGGCTTAATTATGTAATCTATCTCAAGTCTTTGCTGGAGATAGTGgagtataaatataaaataaattgaatcattAGCATTATCTAGAGCCTAGATAGTAGTACCTTAACAAGATGAATTTGACTCTTTCTTGTCATACTAGGATGCACTTCCAGCAACAAGTGGTTGGAAGCACTGGGTCTCCAGGGTCTTACTCCTGCCCTACTCAGACTCTTACTCGTATCTTAGGCTGGCCTTTATTAGTAATCAGATGCATCTGTAATTTTAGAGATCCAGTGAAATGTCTGGATTTTATTAGCTGGGAAAGCATTTATTGTACTACTATGGTAGTATATAGACTTGGGTCTCTAGCTCTTTCATTGTCTAACTGccactttgggcaagtcacttattCACTGAAtcatagtttcctcatctgcaaaagaaAGGCTAGACGTAGATGATATCAGGTATCTTTCCAGTTCTACAGTGATGTGGCCCTAAGTTCCCAGACAGTCTTGAATTCAGTGGAGAGCTTCAGTTTGCGATGTGTTCAACACTAACAGAAGGAGAAGCCACAGTAATTGGCACTGTGGTGAAAGGGTGTagagaggaggcccagggaggcttcTTTTGGAGATTTTTCTGGGATTATTTCAGATTGAGCTCCCTTCAGTGGTTATGTTTATGGACAGTCTAGTGACCTTTAAACTGGGAATGGTGGAGTGAGTAGAGGATGAGACCAAGGACCTGCTTAGCACTTTGGTGGTCCTGAAAATATCAGTTGGGACTAAAAAGGTGTGTTCGGATAAGTTACGTAGTAACTAGGTTACTAAGTAGCTAGGTTATTTGTATACTGAACTTTTCTGATTGCCAAAgtggaataaagaaaagaaatgaaaagagaacagatCATATTAGAAAAGAATCTGGTCAAGACTGGAAGGAACAGTCATTAGAGAAAGTAATTTATGTGATTGGGtaatatatatgtgatttttatgAAACTTCAACCTTGAAACTTCCAGGTTCAAACCTGGAACCAAATATGCCCCAGAGGACTCAGGCCAACTAGGAATCCACTTTTGGTACTTTTGTGAAGCCACTAGGGGAAAAGACAAATAcgttcttattattttattaactgaAGTTTCAGGGAACATTCAGAACTAGTTTTGTCCCCTTTATAAAGCTGAAGTCggtttaatttatatataacttCTTATAAAATTGAGAATGATTGATgtgttaaatttaaaagtatagcTTAATCAGATAATAGTAATAAGTTTActagtaatttatttaatttttaacaagttGCCCCTACTTTTTTCTCTAATGATCCTCTTACCAcatgcttttatctgttttttaattgcCATCCATATCTGaattcgttttttttttaacattcttttattgagtaatagtcattttacaatgttgtgtcaaattctggtgtagagcacaatttttcagttatacatgaacatacatatattcaatgtcatttttttttttttttgctgtgagctaccacaagatcttgtatatatttccctgtttatacagtataatcttgtttatctattctacattttgaaatcccagcatACCTGaattcttaaatcttttttttttctcatctgactTTATTCCCTGAATCCACGCTCTTGTTTTCATCCTGCGCTAACATCTGTATCTGGATGTTGACCAGGCACTTGAAACTCCTCCTGATAAAAGTGAAATTCATCTCCTTTTCCCACAGACCTGTTCttcttccttgtatttctgtgacTGTCACGGCCATCTGTTCAGTTGCCAATGTTAAAAACCTCAGAGTCATTCTTGATCCTCCCGTGTGTCGTATCCAATTGGCcatcaaattctttattttccctctttctgttcCACCCTTTTATTACTGTCCTCCCTACTGTTGTTCTGTTTCAAGTCTTCATTATTTCCTGCCTTGGCTGTTGTAgcgaccttaaaaaaaaaattctttcataagtggaaaaaagttaatatattttcattctatgaaatgttgaaaacaaaaaaactagttGAAACAAATTCACCCATAGTTCTGGAATattcactgttaacattttggtcttttttttcatgtatattctTACATAATTGAGGTAGTTCTGTGTGTTCTTTTCTCTATCTTTTCCTCTTATTGTCCTGTTCCCatgtttttaataacatttttttttaatggaagtactgggattgaacccaggttttcatgtatgctaagcatgtgctctactactgagctatacccacctccccatAATACTTTTAATAGTTGCTAAGTATTCATTTATAAAGTAATAGCCTGGACAGCTGGTTTCCAGTCTGCCTTCTCACTTTTTTCCACTTTACTcatcaattcaataaatatttgaatgtctTCTATGTACTCTATAGCTTCCGAAGTGATATCTTCTAAATGTAAATATGATGATGATGCTCCCTGCTTAAAATTCTGGAGTGTCTCAGAGGCAGTTTAACACAGTGAGAGTGGACTCCCTTGGTTCAGATAGCacctttatcatttttttgatTTATGACTCTAggcctttctaagcctcagtctctttGTCTATAAAGTTGGggtaataataatatctacattATAGAGTTGTTCtaaagattgtttaaaaaaaacacgtAGAATTAGCACTTTGcatataataagtgctcaataaagatgCGTCATCAACTAGAACAATTcagcttttatctattttatttatataattttcaagcAAGGTTTTATTTGAGCAAAGGAtgtcactgatttaaaaaaatcaaccaaaataaaaacttgaaaatttcATGTCTATAATGCCTTGTATAATATTTTCAACAAACACGTTCTGTCTTCTGAACAGCTTCTGAGGAAGAGAACTCATTGCCCGATGGGGAACCTTAACAAAAGTTTTAAGAATAAACATGTACTGAAAATCCATATTTCTAGTGGTTCCCAGATTTTGCTatatattagaatcacctgggatttTTACAAAATACTGTTGCCTGCTTCCCATCTCCAAACATTCTGATTTAAGTGGTTTGAGATATGACCTGGGCACAGAGATTTTTAAGTTTCCTAGGTGATTCTTCTGTGCAGCCAAGTTTGGGTACCACTGCTATATATTCCCTTATGTATGTAGAGGGACCAGAGTCTTCAAGCAGAAGTGTTTGGACTTTGTCCTTGTTCCTgtattgaattttattctttgtttatccatttcttttcttactaAATTTGTTGTTATTAAAAACTGGAGCTTGAGTTTCTGAAAATAGTACAAATGGGCTACTCCTTAGAAAGACAAGTTTCATTAGTGCATATATCTTAGGATTTTTGAAGAACTTGGTATAGGGAAGAACACGTGAAGGTGAGAAGACACCTAGAAGTTTGTCATCACTAATTACCATGGAATTGAATTCTTTCCTTGCTTCTGAAATTCTTAGGCAAAAATCTCTGCTTTtgcctttggttttctttcttgtttctcttttttaaataaataaattgaggaCACAAGCATTATCTCTGTAGCTGACTGTTCTTTGACTTGATaagttgtttttccttcttgttgGGTTGAAACCATAAGGTCATCTTGGTCTGTATCTTTATAAATGGCAGAAGATGATCCAGttgttatttgaatatttaaatagctTTAGTGTTTTCAAATAAAGTGAGAAGAAGGGCAGTGATTATAAAgttcattcttttatattctgtttgtcatttgaaattttaaaaggttaaggAATTACTAACCTTGCCCTTTTCAAAATTTAAGCTCCTTTGAATAGTAATGCTTGAAATGGAACTAGTTAATGAAGGCTGTTAACTAAAGGAAATCTTTAGTATAACTAATTAGTCTAAGGAAACCATATATGGAGGACAGTACACATTTTTGTACTTGATGATGTTGATATGTTTGTTAAGGTGTTAAGTATATTCCAAAGGTGATACTTTGAATTGTTTTGTTGAATATCTAACTTTGAAAGTAAATTTAATCTCAGACTTTCTTTTACTGTTATATTCTTTCCCTCCCAGTGGCAgcatggaacctgcatttcatAGAGGAGATCTTCTCTTTCTAACAAATCGAGTTGAAGATCCCATACGAGTGGGAGAAATTGTTGTTTTTAGGATAGAAGGAAGAGAGATTCCTATAGTTCACCGAGTCTTGAAGATTCATGAAAAGTATGTGCAAACTATatcttctctattttaaaatatttttcagttttaggtgtttacagtatttaattttgatagcctaaaaattaagaaagagtGGAGAACTCCTAGGTCCTTCTTCTGATCTATTTTTATCAATGTCTGAAAGTTTGGtgaacatttggaaaattaaatacttatttattaattcatttatttccctgaAGGTGTTTCTTGGTTCCTTTCTACTTCTTAACCAGATCAGTAACCTTGTATATAACCCCAGAAAAAACATGACGTAAAGATTGACCACAGTAGAGTCTTCTCATAGAATTGATGAGGTAGCcctaatctttaaaaaaacaaaaacaaaaaaaccccaacccttTAAGGCAATCTCACAGACATTTCAAATAAGAATCAATATATCAACTTTTTCTAATTCCAAAGAAAATTCATTGAATCTTAGTTATTCTTATAAATACAGACTCTtgcattttataattgaaaaggACATACGGAAAGTCTTTAGAATCTGCTATGGTAGAGGTGTGCATAACAATGAGCAAAAGATTTCacatctctgggtctcagtttccctgtctgtaatgGAAAGAGGTTTAGGAAGATGAATTATAAGATCTCTTGGTTCTAAGCCTGTGCTTCCCCTGTGCAACTACATATTCCTCACCCTACTCTTCCAAATCTATAATATTTCTAATTAAGGAGAACTttcagaagggaaggaaagaaagaaatgaaggacaaGGGTATGTCCTGAAGGACACACAGGGAAGTGAGACAATGGGATTGATGTCAGTTCTTGAGTATGCGGAAGCCCTAAATAAATGCTCATACTTACCACCCTCTCAAGTAGTCTATTTTTTCCACTTACAGAAGAGGGAACTGTCAACTGTTGCTTTTTGAAAGTCCCTGTAAACATTCTAGCTTAGCTTTCTTCATTGATAAAAGAAAGATCTgactgctctttttttccccccagactTCAGTATATTGAAagattgtaatttttaaataacattctaTTGTTGACTAATAAGGAATAACTTAGTTCTTTTTAGGATTGTGAAGGTTTATTCAGTACAGGTAGTGTTTGCCAGATTCTTAAAGTGGATTTGTATTGTTTGTTCTCAGCACTGCCTATTGTGAACAAAGCAGAACCAATTTTCCCCTTATTTATCAGAGAAAGTCAAATTAAACCCAAGTCCTATTTTGGGTAGAGCAGAAGTTGTTCATTTTTACAGGTGATCCTTTgaaattgagtttttattttgaaatagttatctTGTTTCAGGGCAGGTTCTTTGACAGATACTGTCTCAATTTACAGATACCTTaaattttgagaataatttttaacAGAATTCCAAATACTTTAACGTGTATGGTTATTTGTAATCTGAGGTTATTGGTCATTTACTTTAGACACTTGAGGTGCCTTCAGTTTGCAGGCTGTTTAGATAACAGATCCTATTAATCTTCCAAagtttccagtttccttttttcttttgaggagaCTAAAATAGCTGGTTGTAATAATCATTTGATTTAATAGTATTAACATTGTTCTTAAATATGAGACCAAATGACAACCAAAATGGATTAAGTTTTTGTAATAAATGTGTCTTGAACATTTTCAACCTTGTTTTTGcactattcattcattttttttatctgaaccttgttttaataaataaaatcctgAGCTTTAAGAAGAATAGAGGTGGGAATTATCCAGCTGACTTCTTTCTTGTctcattcctcctttccttctccatctgtTTCTGTGTAACTTCGTAAATTTGTAAATACAGTATAAAGCTCTTTTTTCATATGTTGAATTTccatcttgtttgtttttgcttttttttaaatttacttcttttttctatttttacatttttctttttcttttcttttttaaattgaagtatagttgatttacaatgttgtgtttctggtgtacaacgtagtgactcagttttacatataaatatgaatatatatatttcctttcctatttttttatcATAGgctattataagctattgaatatagttccctgtgctatacagtaggaccttgttgtttattttatatatagtaatatctgtgaatcccaaatatgtagtagtttgtatctgctgattcccaactcccattttatccctccttACTTTCTTCCCTCACtacctgtaaccataagtttattttctatgtctatgagtctgtttctgctttgtaaataaattcatttatcattttttattaaagattacacatataagtgataacacatggtatttttctttctctttctggcttacttcacttagtatgataatttataggcccatccatgttgctacaaatggcattattttgttctttgttatggctgagtcgtattctgggggcggggggtgtatacaccaaaacttctttatccaatcatctgtctggacatttaagttgtttccatgtattagctgttataaataatgctactgtgaacactggggtgcaagtatctttttgaaatagtttgaatCTCCATCTTATGAACATTCTTATTACATGTATATTCTTATACATGATGCtgtataaaattggaaaatatagaaaacaaaatcacatatAATTCTAGAATCcagagataaaatattaaaattggaagtatttctctttgtcttataAACATATACCCCGCCGCCATGTAATACTAGGATCTACTCAATACTATTTTGTAACATGATTACCTAATGAGCATATGGTAGAATATACCTGATATTACCACATATGCAAAGAACCCCTGAACTAAAGATCAGCTTGCCAAGTGCTGCTTAATATGAGGGTACTGGGTCCATGAATTTGAATCTGTTCTTTGTGCCTAGTCCTGCCTGTTCTCCAGTTGAGACTAATTATGTGTACTGATCTATATGACTAGGCAGTGGAAAAAGGCATGTAATCTAGGGCTTCTCTCTAGTGCACTACTGAGCTCAGGCAAAATTCTCTTATCAGAAACATTAAGAAACTTCCAGTATTTGGGGACAATAGTAAATAGTGAGAAAGTGGCtggcattgttttttaaaaaggcttaacTATGTCCTGCAATTATTGTAGttactaatatatttttaattaagttttttaaaaaaggaaaattattattcCTCACTCCTACATGAGGGCTATGTATGCAGGCAAGTTTATATGTACTATGGCAAACAGcaaaaaatgtctttgttctcCCCTCACCTGTTTCTTATTTTCCGTTTTCTTCCAAAAGAGATGAGTTAGGAAAGAGCTAGAAAATagtgaagtttgttttttaatttaaaaggtgaGCTAGCTATTCAGTGTTATCAGTTGACTTAATTCTCTTGGATAGCTCGTCATATTAACCTGTTAGTCAGCCATTCTTAATACTTACTTTTTTGCCACGTATAAACTCTTACTTTATCTTACTGTGTAGCCTACTCTAATATGTATTTAGTAAGTGCAGCCTATAGGAAGTATTATAATTGGATGAAATTGAATAGTGGCATATGATCAAGTATTTGGAAGGAGAAATTTCACCATTGGGTGACCTAGTCCTTAGCTTTGCTCTTTTCTGTACAGATAGATACATCATTTTGTACCCGTTTGGCTCTTGGGGGTCTTTGTTATCTTATCTAAGCAATTATTTCTTCCCTCCTGACATCACAGTATTATGATGCTTGAAGTAAACTGTAAGTGCTTTGAGCTCCTTGGAGAttgataatattaaatatttggtcCCTGTGCTAGCAAGGGAAAAGTCCCATATAAATGTTGCCAGTCAGGATTTGGGGCCTATGGGTTGTGAAGTGCTGGATTAGGTCTTTATAGCAGGCTTAATAGGAGCTGGCTGCCACAAGAGACTATTTCTTGCACtattaagtaaatgaaagaaagctATGTTTTTCGAACAGTTGTGGTGGTCTCTTCTGATTACATCCCAGAGCGGGgaaattgggtttgtttgtttgttttgttggcaAACCATGTCTTTGGAAATAGCCCAGATCTCTTGTAGCATCCCTTTCCTTTCATGGGGAGATTcccattttccagtttttctctcctcatacttgattttatttctctgcctctgtggggTTGCTGTTACTTCATGGTTGAATTGactcttccttcctgctgctcccgACTTTCACTCTTGGAGCTAGCCCCCCTCTTGGCACCTGCCCTCTTTTACCCTCCAGGATTTTTCAGACATTCTTTCATTTGCTGAGTTGTCAGCTGCAGATTATTTCTCTGTgtacatttgcattttttctaATTGGAATCTCATTTTTAATGAGACTGTTGCACTTGACTGTTTTTAGTGTTTGCAACACCTCCCAATTTAGTTTTATCTGCAGATGATTTAGTGTCTAGTGAGCTAGTTTCTGGCTTAGAATCTAAGTAGATATTATTCAATAGGAGTTGaagctatttttcttctttctagtaTAGTGGTTAACCCAAACTCACTTGAATTAATTTTAAGATAGTCTTTATCAactgtaatttttgctttcagttaaattttgaaattactaGAAGCCTCGTGGTTCTTTAGTAGAATTAAACTAATAGTTATCTGATCAAGTAAGATACTGTTTCCATAAATCCTGGCAGGTAAAAGTAATGTATATTTGTTGGAGAAAAAATTAGAAGCTAAAGGTAAGCTAAAAGAAAGCCATAGGTAGCTGCTATTTACACCTTAGTCTATCATTTTAGACCTTgtttaatgtctttcttttttgcttttattttttaaatatggggAATTTATAACATGCACAAAAGTAGACAAAACAGTATAATGAATTTCCATGTACCAATCACCCAGTCccaataattattaatatatggTCAATTCTGCCCCACCTACACTACCACCTCTTCTCATTCTCCTACTTGTACTATTTTGAGTCAAATCCtagatatcatgtgatatcatatgtaaatatttcagtaaatatctAGAAAACATAACCAATGagcctttaaataaaatataactacaGTTAGCATGCTTACACCTTAAAAAAATGACCAGTCATTCCTTTTTGACATTAGGTttccaatcttttaaaaaaaaatttttttgtgggggtaataattaggtttgtttgtttgtttgtcttaatggaggtactggggtttgaatccaggacctcatgcatgctaagcatgtgctcttccactgagcttaTACCCTGCCCCCCAAGTTTCCAATCTTTGTTCAAATTCCCAAttatatcaacttttttttttaacagtttatttGGATCTAGAATCAAATAAGATCCTCAGTTGCAACTGGTTAATATGGCTTTTTAATATCTTACTTAAtctgtaaattatttctctttctttattccttgcAACTTACTGGTTGAAGAAGCTGGATCATCCTGTAGTTCTGTAGTCTTCGTTTCGCCAATTATATCCTATGGGGTGCTTTAatgtgtttctttgttctttgtatttccagaagattgattgtgtttattttaatataaaaatgaaattatactgtATGTgctattttgtaatattttttcacttaataaaatttgtatgatttttgGATGTCACTAGATATTCTTCTATATCATCATCCTTAATGTTTGCATAGTATTTCAACTCCTGTTAGACTTTTcacttgtttccagtttttccctaGTATAAACAGTATAGCTGTGAACATCCTTTTAGCTAAAGAATTATTTTGCTATTGGGAATGATGATAAAATTCCACAGTTCCACAGATATTTTCAGTTAACAAGAACAAATTTTGTGCTTTCAGGTGGCATGACAGTATTTGATATCTTGGGTTTCCCTTACTCTTTTAAGGCAAAATGGACATATCAAGTTTTTGACCAAAGGAGATAACAATGCGGTTGATGACCGAGGCCTCTATAAACAAGGACAACACTGGCTAGAGAAAAAGGATGTTGTGGGGAGAGCGAGGGGGTAAGTATAGAGGGGAGCATTTAAGGAGCTTTTCGTGTCACTTGAAAATGACTTTCTTGATCGTATTGTCTGatcatatacatatgaatataataGCGTGGTCCTGGTTCTACCAAGTTACCTGTGTCCTTTGAAAAAGTACGCTTCTTAAAATGCATCTAAAACTAAAGGTTTAGTGCTCCAGAGGGGAGGATATGGGGTGCTGTAAAAGAATAGGATATTAGCAATAAGGATGAATTGGAGTgattatttaaaaactcatttgtttatttaattcatttaagaaATGTTATTGGGCATCTTCCATGTCTTCTAATGTCTAtactgtgctaggctctgggaatccagagcagtatttttttttctttttgggggttagggggaggtagttaggtttatttgcttatgtatttttaacggaggtactggcgattgaacccaggaccttgtgcaggctaggcatgcactctgccactgagctataccctcccacaaAGAGCAGTATTAATTCTGCTTCTTGAAACTTACATTtcttaagtatttactgagtCAGCAACTTACAAAGTGTTCATCTAGATTAATTTTATCATGTTAATTTATTCCATACTGCTTTATTTCTAGATTTGAAATTACTGGGgttaagtgaaattttaaagttatattaagcctgtttatttcagattttatcaggagaacagatcagtggagGACAGGAATTGTAAGTTATTGGTATGAGGAAGTATGGGATTATTACTACCTTCATGTTATTAATAGTATTAACAATAACTCGCATTTACTAGGGCTATGTGTCAGAAActcattttaagtgctttataagtATTACCTCATTTTAACCTCAGAACAACCCTAATatttccattctacagatgaggaaacacatGTTAGGTTGCTTATCTAAGGTCACACTGGTGATGGTAAGTGGCTGGCTGACTCCAGAGTGCACTCTCTTAACCATCACACCAGAATTACTGGCGTAACATTTCTGAGATGGGTAACTGCTTGTTCTCACTATTTAGATGCCTCATGGCACTCTTAACCACTGTCAGAACATCTGCTCCTTCTGACCTAGAATAGTCACTGTGGATTCAATGATTCCACTAGCAGACATGCCACCACACTGAGGAACTATGTTCCCATAAAGAAATAAGTTCAAGTTATTAAGTGAAAGCTGTCTCAGTTACAGCATAAGAGATGTTAAGTTTGGGGCCAGAGAGATCGGATCAGAAGAAGCACCCATGTGTTTTGTCTTCTGCAGAGCTGGTTTTTTGTGCATGCCTCCAATTCAAGGGAATTTCTTTTCCTATGATGGAGCTAACTATACTTTTATAATTCAAATTAGATCTTCAGTGCTTCTCGGAAGTCATAGTCCCCCTTTCCCTCAGTTCCCAAGGTGTTGCTAATATCATCTCTTTgagtcttttcttcctttaatctgTGTACAAATGTACAGATTCCTGTAGAAACATAAGGAAATAACAGTCATCAAAAAACAGtcacctctctccatctcctccccctccataaatattttaattttttggtttatgttcttttaatgtttatatataaatatgcagatcttaatatacatgtgtgtatacatagtaCGTAAACACATTCTGTGTATGGGGAGAGAATGGTCACATTACTTATAACCTCTTTTTCATTCCCCAAAGTTATCAATATCTTTACAAATCAGAAGCTTTATTTCCATGTCATTATTTTCAAAGCTGTATGGTATTCTACTGTGTGAAAAGACCATATTTATTTAGCCAGTCTCCTATTATTGgatgccttgatttttttttattgtgaacaGTGTTATGGTGAGCATTCCTATTAAACTTATCTTAATGCCTCTGCCTAATC
Coding sequences within it:
- the SEC11A gene encoding signal peptidase complex catalytic subunit SEC11A isoform X1, with protein sequence MLSLDFLDDVRRMNKRQLYYQVLNFGMIVSSALMIWKGLMVITGSESPIVVVLSGSMEPAFHRGDLLFLTNRVEDPIRVGEIVVFRIEGREIPIVHRVLKIHEKQNGHIKFLTKGDNNAVDDRGLYKQGQHWLEKKDVVGRARGFVPYIGIVTILMNDYPKFKYGVLFLLGLFVLVHRE
- the SEC11A gene encoding signal peptidase complex catalytic subunit SEC11A isoform X2, translating into MLSLDFLDDVRRMNKRQLYYQVLNFGMIVSSALMIWKGLMVITGSESPIVVVLSGSMEPAFHRGDLLFLTNRVEDPIRVGEIVVFRIEGREIPIVHRVLKIHEKQNGHIKFLTKGDNNAVDDRGLYKQGQHWLEKKDVVGRARGFYQENRSVEDRNCKLLV